The sequence AGGTATTGGTAGATCCCCTCGCCGAGATGCTGTGTGACTGTGAGCGGCAGCATCCGCCACGTCGCTTGCGCTGCTGCCCGCATCCGGCCGCGCGACGCCACGACGTCCATGACGACGTCTTTGGGAGCGGGGTAGAAGTAGCGGTAAAGCGGCCGCGGCTCCGCACCCCACTTCAGTTTGAACCGCGCCAGGCCGTCGTCTCCCGGCTCCACTTCGCCCAGGTCGAACCGATGGTGTCCTTGCTCCCATGCCGTGTGGATGGCAGTCCACTGGATCAGGTCGTTGGGGCGTAGCGAGAGCGCGTCCTGACGGTATCCGGTGAAGGCGAACATCGTCGTGCGCGCACAGGGGAAATAGACACATCCGCCCAGCATCTTCGTACCGTCCGGGGTGGGCAGCTCGGCTAACAGGACCGACATCAGCCCCAGGGGTCTGAGCCGCTCCCAGGCAACACTGAAAAAGCGGAACGAGCGCGGCGGCACGCCCAGCCGACGCATGGTCAAGAGGTAGAGGTGGTACCATTCGCGCAGCTCATCCAGCGTGTGGACCTCCCGCGTGACCACCCCGTTCTTGAGCGCCTTCTTGACTGCCCGTTTGATCCGCTCGCGATGGCGGGACGAGAGGAAAGGGGGTGGCTCCGGCGGGCTAGGCAGGTCCACGACGTATGTCGGATCCCACTGGACAGGCGCCAACCCTTCGCCGTCCGCGCACAGGTCGGGCGCGTCTGCCTTGATCATGAGCCCTTGATTGCCGCCACTCCTGGCGCGCTCCACTGTGGCGCGGAGGAGCGCGGCAGTCGCGGTCGGGCTGGTCGTGAGCGGACCGCACACGGGGGTGTGCGGCAGGGACACCAGGCGGCGTCCGCTGATCAGTCCACGCTGCGAGAAGAGCGGTAAGACTCCCAGCAGGTTCCCGCTCGCATCTTCGCAGGCGAGGTGGGCCGGTTGGTAGCCATAGGTCTCTTCGATCACCTGTGACCAGGCTGGATGGTGATACACATGCCCATCAGGATGGGCGGTCACGAAGTCCGCCCACCGGCGGTCCGTCTCCGGGTCGATCTCCACGACGCGGAGGGGTTCTGTCAGGTCGGTGTCTTCACCGACACCAGGCGTGTCTGAACCGGCCGACCGCGCCGGACCGATCAACCCGACATCATCCCTCGCCAGGTGGTTACTCGGCACGGGATTCCTCCAATACTCCACTGGGCGAGACTTCGATCCCTCGAAGTCCCCTCCCGTCGATGATGCCGAGGATCGACTCCCCGGCCGTGACGTGCTCGCCAGGACGGACGGTCACGCGCAGTCCCTCGACTGCGGGCAGCACTAGATCCACCTGTGAACCGAGGCGGATCACGCCGATGCGCTGGCCCAATGAGACCTCCTGGCCTTCGTTCACGAACGACGCGATCTGGCGGACGAGACGCGAAGCGATCTGCACCACTGCGACCTGGAGGTCGCCGTTCTCGATGACAGTGGTGACGCGCTCGTTGGCGAAGATCATGTGCGGGTCCCGCAGCGAGCCGAACAATCCGGGGAAGCGTCGGAGCGACGCGATTCGGCCCGCGATCGGGGCCCGATTCACGTGCACGTCCAGGAAGCTCATCCCGATGCCGATCACGATGGCACTCTGAATCTGCAGCGGGGTTCCAGTCAGTTCGCGCAGGGTGTAGTTCCGGCCGTGCTTGGTGGCCACCGGTAGTTCGCCGTTGGATGAGTGGTGGACGTAGAGCACGGTGCCATCGGCCGGACTGACGATGGCGTCGTCGCGGTCGGGAGCAACGCGCTCCGGATCGCGGTAGAAGCGATAGGCGAGCACCGCAAAGGCCCCCGCGAGCGTCGACGCACCGGTCAGGACGGCGCGAACACGACCGCTGAGCGCGAGGGCTTTGCCGAGCATGGTCACCAGGGTAGCCGACGCGGTCGCCAGTGCCGTGACCGCCGCCGCGGTGCGGCGTAGACCGAGCTGCCACTTCCAGGCCAATGCGAGTGCGGTACCGAGGGCCGCCAGGCCCCCGGCGACGACGTAAGAAAACATGTCTTAGAACCCCCGTTTGATCGCTTCGTACGGGATCAGTGCGAGTTCGAAGATCCCGGGAAGGGGATCCTCGCGCGCGAAGACCGACTCGATGTGGATGCCGCGCAGCGAGCGCAGGTAGGAGCGCAAGGACAGGGTCCCAGCCTTGATCTCGACGGCGCCGGTCGGCAGGTCCGTCACCAGGCGGATCCAACGGATACCCGGCTGGGCACGGCAGGGCTCGACCGGCAGGCCAACCTGGTCGGCGTACAGGAGGTACGGGAAGTCCACCCCCGCCCGTTGCCCGAGGGTGTGGTAGCCCCAGGCACGCGCGTTGATGTCAAGGAGCTTGTACCGCCCGTCGCGCGGATCGAGCTTGTACTCCATCTCCACGAGGCCGTAGAAATTGACGTGGCGCAGGAAGCGCTCGGACAACTCTTCGAGCAGAGGGATATCGACGGTCTCAGCCAGGGTGCTCGCCCGCCCGAACTCCGGCGGGTGCTGGCGCCGCCGCTGGGCGACCATGCTGCCGATCGCCTGCCCGTCCTTGTAGAAGGCGCAGTAGGCGAACTGGTGGCGCCCGTCGCCGGGTATCACTTCCTGCACCATCGCTTCGCCGGGCTCGACCAACGCCGCGGCGCGCTGGAACTTTTCCCGCAACTCCTCGCGGTTGTCCGCTCGCCAGGCTTTCGCCTTCGTCGCGTAGATGAAGTGCTCCTTGATGGCAGGCTTGATTGCGACCGGGAATTCGAGATCCAGCTCGTCGAGCTCACCGACATCTCGGGGACACCAGGTGCGCGGTGCCGGGATGCCGAGTTGACCGGCCATGTCGTAAGTCCGGCGCTTGTCCCAGATCCACTGGACGCTGTCCCAACCAGGGCTCGGCACGCGAAACTGGGTGGCGAGTGTGTCGCGGTAGCGGGCAAAGGCCGCCACGTTCTCATCTCGGGTTGGGTACAGGATCCATCCGTCCAGTCCAAGTCGCCGCCCGACGTCGAGGACCGTGTCGACTGCGCGCTGCTCATCGAGGAGGTCGGGGACGCGGACGTGGTGCGTGGTGTACCGGGAGACCCGGCTGACCGAGATCTCGTCGTCGATAACGCACACCGGGATGCCGCGCCGTCCGAGGCTCCGGACGATGCCGAGCCCAGGGAAGTTCCCGCCGACGACGACGGCACCGACCGTCTCCGTACCCGGGTAGGCACCGAACTGGGTCCAGCGTGGCTCGGTGCGGGCCGGGCTGTCCGCGTCCTGTCGATCGACGGTGCTCGCAGCACCCCGTTCCGACGCTGTGTGCTCCCGAATGGTGCGTTCGGTCACGGCCTGTTCGCCCTTCCAACCTGTTCCTCGCGGCGGTGTCGTGCGATGTGCGAGCCGGGTTAGCGGTGGTCGCTGGCTGCCACCTGCGACTCGGACGCAGCTCGGGTAAAGTCACGGCGATCCCCGAGCAGCGCATCGTGCTCGCGGCTGTAGTACGTGGCGAGAGACTCGTCCTGCGGTCTCGGGGTGATGCGGTCAGCGAGCGGCATCGTTTGCTGGAAAAGCGTCCACCCGTACTCCAACGCACGGGCGTACACGTCTTGGACTTCGTCAAACTCGGGGTAGATGGAGTACTCCACCTGGGCGATGATTGGCCCGTCGTCGATCCCCGGTGTGATCTCGTGGATGGTGACGCCGTGCTTCTGCTCGCCGTTCTTCAGCGCCCAGTTGATTGGCGACACGCCCCGGTAGCGGGGGAGGGGGCCGTTGTGGAGATTCCAAATCCGCTCACACTTGGCGATGAACCACGGGCGGATGATGTGCCCGTAGAAAACCGACATTGCCAGGTCGACGCGCCAGGAGGCGTCGTGCACCCCTTCGATGTCCCGGTAGTGCCCGGAGGAGACGACAGGGACACCGTGCTCGTGTGCCCAGGCCGTCAACGAATCGGTCCAGATCGGCTCGGGAACCACCGGAACGACCTGTGTCAGGTGGTAGTCAGGGCTTCGATGAAACCAGTCGGCGATCCGGATGGCCAGGGTTCCTTTCCCGAGCACGATGACGGTGCGCGGTCGACTGGGCTGCAGGCTCATGGGTGTGGTCCTCACCTTCGGCGCTGGTGACGATCGAGAGGGCATTACCGTTGCCAACACCCGTTTGCGCCGCGATGCCGGCGGCGTGGGTGCTGTCCGTCTACTACCCAGTGAGCCTAGTTGGGCCAGATGAACTCTCGCTTACCGGACATTGCCAACAACCTAACAATTCTTGGATCCCTGGCAAGAACGTGGACACTGCCGCGTCCATACAGGGGATAAGGAGCGCCCAGGGGCGTGAATTGGACGCCATTGGACACTGTCCGGAGGCGTCGAGAGTGATTGCGTGGACTCCACGTGGGTAAACCACGCCGGCGTGGTCGCTCCTCTGGGCACTGGGGAGTCGGTTGCAGGGTGAGTGTCGTCCCGTTCCTGGTGTTCACTCCGACCCCCGAACCGGCCGGCCTTTCCAACCGGATGATGATGGATGTCGCCTCGGATCGCAGGTTCGGGTCGGTGTTCGGTACTGGCGGGCGAACGGCTGCGCTCCACTGAGTTCACCGTGTGGGGATGTTCACAGGGGCGTCCGCTCCAAGCCCCGGAATAGCCACCCGCCTCGAGGGCGCTGCGGAGCCCGGCGATGCACTGACGTTGGGACCGGTCGTCAGGTGCAGGGTTGGGCGTGCGCTGCGGCCCGTGCGTCCCTTCTAGGCGGGCACGGTGGCGGCGCCCGCAGTCACCAAGAGTGGTACCAGCAAGTCAGAGAGGATTGCCTGCACCCGGTGTGCCACGGATACTGACAGAGTGGTCAGCTATTCCCGTGGTCAGTCGCTGGTGCGGAAGCAGATGCGGACTGTTCCGAAACGGAACAGACGCCGCCCCTGTCGATATGGTCGGTGGCCGATCGACTATCCAAAGAGGTTGTTATCTTCAGCGGCTCCGGTGATGCCGGAGCCTAGCGAGACGGAGCCGAGGATGGCGCAGACGATCACTCCGTGCCTGTGGTTCAACGGTCAGGCCGAGGAGGCCACAAACTTCTACCTGTCGGTCTTCCCCAACTCGGAGGTGCTCAACGTCACCCGCTACACCGAGGTGGGACCGGGCGAGCCGGGGTCCGTCGTCACGATCTCCTTCCGGCTCAACGGCCAGGAGTACCTTGCCCTGAATGGTGGGCCGGAGTTCAAGTTCAACGAGGCCGTGTCCTTCATCATCGACTGTGCAACGCAGGAAGAGGTCGACCACTACTGGGAGAAGCTGACCGCTGATGGCGGCGAGCCTGGTCCCTGCGGGTGGCTGAAGGACAAGTTCGGGGTTTCCTGGCAGGTCGTCCCATCGATCCTGGACGAGTACCTCCGGGATGAGGATCGCGAGCGGGCGAACCGCGTCATGGAGACGATGCTCAAGATGTCTAAGCTCGACATCGCCGAGCTCCAGCGCGCATACGAGGGACGTTAGGCCAGGGACTGTGCGGCGGGCGACTCCGCCGCACGGCTCGCTCAACGCGCCCGCCGAGAGCTAGTGCCTCGCTGGGTTCCACCGCAGACGGCGTGACAGCGCGCTGCGGGATCGTACGCCGACGCCCGAAGCGTGGCGCCATGCCGGGCGCTGGGAAGACAACAAGACGGCGACCCAGATGGGTCGCCATCTGTGAACTCTTGCAGCGGGAGCGACGGGATTCGAACCCGCGATCTCAGCCTTGACAGGGCTGCATGTTAGGCCACTACACCACGCCCCCACGCTATCGGTCCATACTTTACCATGTTTTTCGCCGTCGTGCCCGCGCCGGCTGGTTCCTCCGTGGCCATGCGCGAGACTACGATGCCGCATACGATCCGTATGGCACCAGAACCGGACTCTGCGGCAAACAACACAGCGACCCGCGTGGGTCGCCGTGTGAGATGCTGTCTGGCGGAAGCGACGGGATTCGAACCCGCGATCTCAGCCTTGACAGGGCTGCATGTTAGGCCACTACACCACGCCTCCAGGCCAACCGGCCGGTATGGTACCACGGTCCTCCCGAGGTGTCAAGAGAAATCGGCGTCCTGGCGCGGGAACCGGGGAAATGCGCGACCTGGTACGTGGTTGCCGCGGACTCACGATGCAACGGTACGAGCCCGCCCCAGCAGGGCGAGGACGATGTTCGCCTCCTGCCTTCCCACAGCCCCGGAGACGACCAGCGCAGCCGCGTAGGAGAGACTCGCGGCGATCGTTGCCGGGATCGCACCGGCGCGCCAGGTGAGAAGCAACACGGCGCCCATTGCGCACGACGCCAGCGCCGGCCGCACGGCGATGCCGGCCCAGTTGAAATACCCGATGTAGCGCCGCACCGCCACCGCGAGCGTGGCGAAGATGACGACCTCGGTGGCGACCGTCACCGCCGCGGCGGCGTAGATCCCAAAGCGCGGCACCAGCAGGAGGTTGGCGCCAAGATTGAACACCACGGCGGCGGCGAAGGCTCCGGTTATCGTCCGCTGACGGTCCACCGCGATCAAGACGTACTGGGTTACGCCATTGACATAACTCAATGGCAGGAACCAGATGAGGACTCGCAGCGCGCTCGCGGAGTCGGGGAGGAACTCAGCGCCGCCGAGGATGCCGATCAGGAGCGGCGCCAGCGCGACCGTGCCGAGCGTCATTGGCCAGGCGATGATCAGCATGAACTTGGTCGCGAGCCGGTAGCTGTCGATGAGGCGCGTCTGATCGGACGCCGCGTATCGCGACAGGATGGGGAAGACCGCCAGGGTGAAGTAGGTCGGGACCAGGAGAACCGTGTTGATGAACTTGTAAGCGGCGTCGTAGACGCCGAGTGCGTGGTCACCGCGCGCAGCCTGGATGATGAACACGTCGGCCCGGAAGAAGAGGTTCACCAGGAGCGAGTTCAAGAGGAGCGGCCAGGAGACGGTGATCAGCCAGCGCGCCTCGCTCCGGGTGAGTCGCCACACGGGCCGGACTCCGACGTGTCGCAGGGCAACGTGGTAGGCGAGGGTGGACACGGTGGTCGTCACCAACGCGACGAGTGCCAGTCCGACGACACCGAACCCCGCCACCAACGCGGCCAGGCCCAGGCAAACACGGAAAAGATTGGTGGCGACATTGAGCGCAGCGGGCAGCTCCATCCGCTCGTGGGCGTTGAAGATCGAGTTGATCGCCTCCGTGTAGCTGCCGGGGACGAGCGACAGGGTGAGCAGGCCGATCGCAATGGCGCTCGCGCGAGAGAGATCGAACAGGTGCGTGCCGCCGACGGCATACGCGGCGATTGGCGGGACCAGCGCGGCAAGCACGACGATGCGAAGCAGGGTGCTGGCACCCAGCAAGTAGCCCGCGCGATCGGGTGAACGCGCCGCCTCGCGCGTGACAAGGACGCTGAGGCCGAAGTCTGAAATCGTCTTCAGGTAGAGCCAGGTCACGACGGCCACCGCGTACTGCCCATTGGCAGTGGCACCGAGGAGCCTGAGCACGAAGGCGGCGAAGATCAGATCGGCTGCCCGGTTGGCGAGCTGCCCGGCGATCGGGGCGGCGCTGTTCTTGGCCAGTCGCTGGATAGTGTTAGCGGAGATGCGGTCCACGCCGGGGATGCCGAACCGGGCGAGCGCGAAAAGGAGGGTCGCAAAGAGGGCGGCACCCGCCAGGAGCACCGCCGAGGTGTAAGGCCAGGTTACGAGCGCGTCGGTCATCGTTCGGCGTGCATCTCCCGTCGCTACTGGCCGGACGACACACGGTAGGCGATGGCCAGCCCGACGGTCACCATCATGCAGCCGAGCAGGAGGTA is a genomic window of Sphaerobacter thermophilus DSM 20745 containing:
- a CDS encoding lipid II:glycine glycyltransferase FemX, translating into MPSNHLARDDVGLIGPARSAGSDTPGVGEDTDLTEPLRVVEIDPETDRRWADFVTAHPDGHVYHHPAWSQVIEETYGYQPAHLACEDASGNLLGVLPLFSQRGLISGRRLVSLPHTPVCGPLTTSPTATAALLRATVERARSGGNQGLMIKADAPDLCADGEGLAPVQWDPTYVVDLPSPPEPPPFLSSRHRERIKRAVKKALKNGVVTREVHTLDELREWYHLYLLTMRRLGVPPRSFRFFSVAWERLRPLGLMSVLLAELPTPDGTKMLGGCVYFPCARTTMFAFTGYRQDALSLRPNDLIQWTAIHTAWEQGHHRFDLGEVEPGDDGLARFKLKWGAEPRPLYRYFYPAPKDVVMDVVASRGRMRAAAQATWRMLPLTVTQHLGEGIYQYL
- a CDS encoding phosphatidylserine decarboxylase — protein: MFSYVVAGGLAALGTALALAWKWQLGLRRTAAAVTALATASATLVTMLGKALALSGRVRAVLTGASTLAGAFAVLAYRFYRDPERVAPDRDDAIVSPADGTVLYVHHSSNGELPVATKHGRNYTLRELTGTPLQIQSAIVIGIGMSFLDVHVNRAPIAGRIASLRRFPGLFGSLRDPHMIFANERVTTVIENGDLQVAVVQIASRLVRQIASFVNEGQEVSLGQRIGVIRLGSQVDLVLPAVEGLRVTVRPGEHVTAGESILGIIDGRGLRGIEVSPSGVLEESRAE
- a CDS encoding formyltransferase family protein, with protein sequence MSLQPSRPRTVIVLGKGTLAIRIADWFHRSPDYHLTQVVPVVPEPIWTDSLTAWAHEHGVPVVSSGHYRDIEGVHDASWRVDLAMSVFYGHIIRPWFIAKCERIWNLHNGPLPRYRGVSPINWALKNGEQKHGVTIHEITPGIDDGPIIAQVEYSIYPEFDEVQDVYARALEYGWTLFQQTMPLADRITPRPQDESLATYYSREHDALLGDRRDFTRAASESQVAASDHR
- a CDS encoding VOC family protein, giving the protein MAQTITPCLWFNGQAEEATNFYLSVFPNSEVLNVTRYTEVGPGEPGSVVTISFRLNGQEYLALNGGPEFKFNEAVSFIIDCATQEEVDHYWEKLTADGGEPGPCGWLKDKFGVSWQVVPSILDEYLRDEDRERANRVMETMLKMSKLDIAELQRAYEGR
- a CDS encoding flippase, with product MTDALVTWPYTSAVLLAGAALFATLLFALARFGIPGVDRISANTIQRLAKNSAAPIAGQLANRAADLIFAAFVLRLLGATANGQYAVAVVTWLYLKTISDFGLSVLVTREAARSPDRAGYLLGASTLLRIVVLAALVPPIAAYAVGGTHLFDLSRASAIAIGLLTLSLVPGSYTEAINSIFNAHERMELPAALNVATNLFRVCLGLAALVAGFGVVGLALVALVTTTVSTLAYHVALRHVGVRPVWRLTRSEARWLITVSWPLLLNSLLVNLFFRADVFIIQAARGDHALGVYDAAYKFINTVLLVPTYFTLAVFPILSRYAASDQTRLIDSYRLATKFMLIIAWPMTLGTVALAPLLIGILGGAEFLPDSASALRVLIWFLPLSYVNGVTQYVLIAVDRQRTITGAFAAAVVFNLGANLLLVPRFGIYAAAAVTVATEVVIFATLAVAVRRYIGYFNWAGIAVRPALASCAMGAVLLLTWRAGAIPATIAASLSYAAALVVSGAVGRQEANIVLALLGRARTVAS